In Ferrigenium kumadai, the DNA window CGCCGTTCGCAGACAAGCGGGATGGCGATGCTGGACTGGTAGCCACGAGCGGCTGCGGCCTCGCTCCATGGCGCCAGTTGCGGATTGTTCAGAAACCCCTGGTTGAACTGTGTCATTCCAGTCCTGATTGCGCTGCCGGTGGGCCCACGCCCACGTTCCGTATCCGCCCAACTGATGTCCGCTCCATCCACATACCCCTCATCAAAACCATAGCGAGCGACCGGGCGCACACTGCACGCCGGATCATGCTCGGCATATCCCACCCAAGCCATGCAGTAGCCGCCCGTCTCTACGATCAGTTTGCATATCTCCGTCAGCAACAATTGCTCTTCTTCGATATGCACCAGCGTTGCGTTATAGGCACCCAACATCAAGAGCACCCGGTTGAATTTTTGCAGCGAGATTTCCGCTTCCTTGATGTCTGTGATGTCCGTCGCGATAGTCAGCACGCTGACTGAACCATCGTCCTGTATCAAAGGTTTTCTGATGGTCCGGAACCAGCGTTTCCTGCCATCGGTGAACTCTGCCGCCTCGATTGCCACGCGCTGCTGTCCCGTCTCGATCACTTCCCGGTTCGCCTGTTCATACGTTGCCGCCAGTTTCCGGCTATCGACCAGATCCCGATTGGATTTCCCGACGATACTCTCTGTGGTCTGCCCAAGGCCTTTCGCCATCGCCTCGTTGGCGAACAGGAAACGGCCCTCGGCATCCTTGGCAAAGATCAGGTTGGGATCGCTGTCAATGATCAGCCGGATGAATTCTTTCTGCTTGGCCAGTTCATCTTCGGCCTGCTTGTGCCGTGTGAGGTCTGTGAAGCTGGCAATGTAATTCACGATGCAGCCTTCTTCATCGCGCACCGCGCTGTGTGATATCAACACCGGGATGATGCGCCCGTCCTTCGTCCGACGGGTCGTTTCCGTCTGGAACATCCCATGCTGGTTCGTGAAGGAAACGACCTGGGATGGATGGATGGAAGTTGAGTCTTCAATACCGACCAATTCGTTGACGGGCTTGCCCAATGCATCTTCGTAGGAGTAGCCGAATAGCCTGGAGAACGCCGGATTGACGTAGATGAAACGATTGTTCCTGTCTCCCACTGCGATGGCGCTCCCGGATTGTTTCAGCGCCTCGCCCAGCAGGCGTTTCTCCGCTTCGCTCGCATATTGCCTTTGCAGATTCAGGATGTGCTGGCGTTGTCGCTCCCGCCAGGTAAATGCCACGCCGCCGCCGGCGCCGATCAGCACCACTATCAGTGCCGTTATCCATCCCGCCAACTTGTCGATGGGGGCGTAAATCTCAGCCTTGTCGATTTTGCTGACCATCACCCATGAAGTGCCGGTGACCTTCTGCAACACTCCGACCACCGGCACGCCCCGGTAATCCAGTCCCTCCACCAGCCCTTCCCTACCCATCAACGCCATCGCTGCAGGCAGTTTGGGCCGGCTGAGCGGCAGGCGCATGGACAGCGCAGCCCCCTTGTTGTGGCGCAGTTCATTCAGGAACACCACTTCGCCACCTTCGCGGCGCACCAGCAGGCTTTCGGCGCTTGGGCTTGGAGTCGGCCAATGCTGGATGAGCGGAAACAAGAAGCTGTAAGGATCGGTACGAAACAGCACCGCACCGATGCTGCGCTCTTTTCCATTCTTGTGGATATACAACGGCATCACCATATCGATAGCGATAGCGATAGCGATATCGTGCCCGCTGCCGGGCAATCCCCGATGCATGTCGGAAAAAAGGATTTTTCCGCTGCGCAGGCTTTCCAGCAGCAGTTCCTTTTCGTTATCCTGCAGCGCGGTTGTATTCGCGGAGGTGGACAGGCGCAACTTGAGCTTGTCGTCGAACAACGAGATCGCGCTATAGCCGTTGCCCCCATAAGTCCGTTGTATCGATGCCAGACGCTCGGCCAGTTTCGCCTTGCTCGCGTCGTCCGGACTCCCCCGCAACAACCAGCGATCGGCTTCGTCCAGGAACAGAGGGTCGCCCTTGAGGACTTGGGCATCGCCCTTGCGCTCCGTCATCCAGGTGGTGATCTGCCCGATCTTCAGCTCGGCGATGCCGCTGAGTTCATTCTGCCTGTCGCTTTTTATGCTATCCCGGTAATGCTGGAAGGCGCTGATGCCAGCCATGGTGATGGCGAGCGCGAAGAGGATAAAGATCAGCAAAGGCCACCAAACGATATTCCTGTCCCGGTTTGTACGGCCGGCCTCATTGCCAGCCAATATCGCTTGAGTATTCATGCTCGCTCGAAACCACTCCGTTTTTCCTGGTTGCCATGGCCGACTGCGCGGAAGTTTACAGAGTTTGTCCGACCAGCGGCATAGGACAAACACCGATGCGGAATTTCCCTACTGGCTTAGCGATTATTAAGCGAATCACCGATATTTCAGGTGCTGCCATAGCTGCAGAATTACCTTCCCCGGAAACCGTTGCCATCGATCAAAACCACAGGAGTTCACCATGACTGGAACTGCGCACTCGGAACAAGAATTCTTGCCCGGACTGGAGCCAAGCGAAAAGCCAAGCGAAAACGGTCATAAGCCTGTCTCGGCGGGAACCTATTCGTTGCGGCGCCTCCACTATTTCAATGATGCCGAGCAGGTTTCATCATCGAACGATGAACCGCGGCAGGCTTCGGCGAACCAGTCCGAGGAGGACGATTTTGATATCGAGCAAAGAACGCTCATCCAGCACCTGCACATGGTGATCAGCATCGCCAGGCAATACACAGATCGCGGAGTGGAAGATGTTGAGCTGGTCAAGGCAGGCAACCATGGCCTCATCCAGGCGCTGGAGCACTTCAAACCAGGCAAGGATGCCGATTTCTCGAACTACGCCGCCATGTGCATCCGCCAGCATATCGAGCACCTTATCGCTGACCGGCATGAACTCCTCAAAGTGGCTCAAACCGAGCCACAGTATGCGGCTTCCCGCCACCGGACGACGCCAAGCGTTTCCGCCCAACCTCAGGGCATTTATGTCATCAGAGCATTTATCGAGAACCGGATTCATGAGCACCGGCATTCCAGCCATCCGGAACTCCCCCCTGAATTCGGCGGTTTGTACGATTAGCGCTGCTTACCTCATGCATGACGCCCCCCATGAGGTACTCCAATAAACGCGCCGAGCTTCTGAACATCACCAGGTCCCTGCTCGCCACCCTGACGAAGAACACACCTGAAACCGACCTGCTGCAGTCGGCCGTCGAAGCGCTCACGAAATTGATCCGGGTGAAATATGGCGCGATCGGTCTGCTAGACGAAAAGGGCAACCTGATCCAGTTCGTTCACACCGGAATGAGCGCAGAAGAAGTCCAACGGATCGGCCATCCGCCGGAAGGCCGCGGACTGCTCGGCGTAGTCGTTCGGGAAAATGCCGTGCTGCGGCTGGACAACATGATGAAGGACCCGAGAAGCGCAGGATTCCCTCCCAACCACCCGCAAATGAAAACGCTGCTGGCCGTGCCGATCTCGAATCTGGGACGGGTATACGGCAGGATCTACCTCTGCGACAGGCTTGATGGCACGCCATTCAGCGATGAAGACCAGGAGTTGTTGCAGAGCTTCGCCAGCGCCCTTTCGCTGATTCTGGACAATGCGCGAAAAGTGGATGAGATGGGGAAATCGCAAAATACCATTGCGGCACTCCACGATCCGCTCACCGACCTCCCGAACCTTGCCTTGCTCTATGACCGTGCCGGGCTGGTGCTGAGCCATGCGAACCGCGACAAGCATCAGGTGGCCTTCCTGTTTTGCGGCCTCGATGGATTCAAGGCCATCAACGAATCGCTGGGGCATGAAGCCGGCGACCATGTCCTGAAGACGATGGCCGAGAGATTCCTGGGCATCATGCGCGAGGAAGACACCGTGGCCCGTATCGGCGGCGACGAATTCCTCTTTGTATTGCCCGACGTCAGTTCGGTGATCCATATCGAACTGGTGGCGCAAAAAATCCTCGATGCCATCGCACGAGAAATCAAAATCGGCAACCGCAAGATATCGCTCTCCGGCAGCATTGGCATCGCCGTCTATCCCAACGACGGCGACACTACGGAAAGCATGGTGAAAAACGCCGACATCGCCATGTATAAGGCCAAGGAACTGGGCCGGAACAATTACCAGTTCTTCTCGGAAGCGCTCATTGCCGATGCCACGGGACGGCTCGAGTTGTTTGGCTATAGCTATTACGGATAAGAAGCACACACAAAAGAAGAGGCCGGCTGTAAGCCGGCCTCTTCTTTTGCCAAACAGCTACAGGTAGCTGCTAGAACGGAATATCGTCGTCGAAGTTGTCGAAGCTGCTCTTTGCGGCAGGGGCGGATCTCGCAGGCGCGGCGGAACGCGACGGTGCGGACTGGTTCTCCACCACTTCGAAGCTGCTGCCGCCGGTGGACTTGCCGCCCAGCATCTGCATCTCATTGACGATGATCTCGGTGGTGTAGCGGTCCTGGCCTTCCTTGGTCTGCCACTTGCGGGTCTGGATCTTGCCTTCGATGTAGACCTGCGAACCCTTCTTCAGGTATTCGCCCGCGACTTCAGCCAAGCGGCGATAGAACACCAGGTTGTGCCATTCCGTCTTTTCCTGCTTCTCGCCGCTCTTGTCCTTCCAGTTCTCGGAAGTCGCCAGCGTGGCGTTGGTCACCGCCTCGCCGTTGGTCATGTAACGCGTCTCCGGGTCCTTGCCCAGACGCCCCACCAGAATCACCTTGTTCACCGACATATCAAGCTCCCTTTATCAATTGTTCTACCGCGGCTTCATCGAAGCCCTGCATGTCCACCTTGAGGCAGGCCATGCCTTCGCTCGCCACCACCATCGCCTCGCGCACACCGGCGAGTTGCAACAGGTGCCGGCGCAATTCTACCGCAGCCGCCTCGTCCAGTTCGGGCAAATGATACAGCTTGGTGCGAACCGCCGCCGGAGGCCGCATGCCGGAGGCCGCGACGAGCCACAACGCCAGCAGCGCCATGCTGAACAGGAACACCGCATCGCCGCCGACGTATTGCATCAACGCCCCGCCCACCGCCGCGCCGAAGAACGCGCCGAAGAACTGCACGCTGCTGTACACGCCCATCGCCGTACCCTTCGCGGCCAGCGGCGCGATCTTGCTGATCAGCGAGGGCAGCGTCGCTTCCAGCACGTTGAACGCGGTGAAGAACAGCAGCAGCGCGATCGCCACACCCCACAGGCTGTGCTGCGCGAACATCAGCAGCGCCTGCGCCGCCAGCGCCAATGCCACCGCCGACATGAACACCGGCTTCATCTTCGCCTTCTTCTCGGCGATGACGATGGGCGGCACCATCAGCACGAAGGCGACCAGCATCACCGGCAGATAAACCTGCCAATGCTGCGCCACTGCCAGCCCGTCGGCCTGCAGGATGAATGGCACCTGCATGAACACCGACATCAGGATGGCGTGCAGCGCGAAGATGCCGAAATCCAGCCGCAGGAGATCGGGATTGCGCAGCACCTCGCGGAAATGGCCGTGGCCAGCTTCAGTATCGCTGTGGAAACGGGTGATCGCGGGATTGGGAATCGCGAAGCGCACCACCGCGATTGCGGCCAGCGCCAGCACGCCGGTCAGCGCGAACAGCCCCGGTACGCCGATCACGCCGTGCAGCAGCGGTGACAGCACCAGCGACAGCGAGAAAGTGATGCCGATGGTCATGCCGATCGTCGCCATCGCCCGCGTGCGCACCTCCTCGCGCGTCAGGTCGGCCGTCAGCGCCATCACCGCCGCGTTCAGCGCCCCCGCGCCCTGCACCACGCGCCCGATGATGACCCAATAGATGTTGTCCGCCGCGGCGGCAATAAAACTGCCCAGCGCGAACAACACCAGACTGATGTAGATCACCGGCTTGCGCCCGTAACGGTCGGACAGCCAGCCGGCGGGAATCTGCAGGATCGCCTGCGTCAGCCCGTAAGCGCCGAGCGCAACGCCCATCAACAGATGGCTCTCGCCGCCGGGCAGATGTTCGGCATACAAGGCGAACACCGGCAGGATGATGAACAGGCCCAGCATGCGCAGGCCGTAAATACCGGCCAGGCCAAAGCTGGCTCGGCGCTCGGCGGGGGTCATGGAAACTTGTGTAGATTGCATCGAAGATGGATTAACTTGACTAAAAAACTCGCGCATTCTAGCAGGTCGTCCAGACTGCAGTAATCAACAGGTTCAGCAGGCTGCTGTTTTTACCCAATTCACCGGATTGGGAAAGCCC includes these proteins:
- a CDS encoding PAS domain S-box protein translates to MNTQAILAGNEAGRTNRDRNIVWWPLLIFILFALAITMAGISAFQHYRDSIKSDRQNELSGIAELKIGQITTWMTERKGDAQVLKGDPLFLDEADRWLLRGSPDDASKAKLAERLASIQRTYGGNGYSAISLFDDKLKLRLSTSANTTALQDNEKELLLESLRSGKILFSDMHRGLPGSGHDIAIAIAIDMVMPLYIHKNGKERSIGAVLFRTDPYSFLFPLIQHWPTPSPSAESLLVRREGGEVVFLNELRHNKGAALSMRLPLSRPKLPAAMALMGREGLVEGLDYRGVPVVGVLQKVTGTSWVMVSKIDKAEIYAPIDKLAGWITALIVVLIGAGGGVAFTWRERQRQHILNLQRQYASEAEKRLLGEALKQSGSAIAVGDRNNRFIYVNPAFSRLFGYSYEDALGKPVNELVGIEDSTSIHPSQVVSFTNQHGMFQTETTRRTKDGRIIPVLISHSAVRDEEGCIVNYIASFTDLTRHKQAEDELAKQKEFIRLIIDSDPNLIFAKDAEGRFLFANEAMAKGLGQTTESIVGKSNRDLVDSRKLAATYEQANREVIETGQQRVAIEAAEFTDGRKRWFRTIRKPLIQDDGSVSVLTIATDITDIKEAEISLQKFNRVLLMLGAYNATLVHIEEEQLLLTEICKLIVETGGYCMAWVGYAEHDPACSVRPVARYGFDEGYVDGADISWADTERGRGPTGSAIRTGMTQFNQGFLNNPQLAPWSEAAAARGYQSSIAIPLVCERRTCGVLTIYSTETDAFNTDEVKLLEELGANLSFGIVTLRARVERAQAVERLRQSEEHFRFLTERSTDMVYLMSVPSGRHEYVSPASIQLFGYTPEEFCDSPLLIRRVIHPDWRDYFETQWERLLAGDVSSNYEYQIIHKSGDTRWMNQRNSPIRSGDGSGTLIAILGVVTDVTERKLAEGNRMQLSEALKQTQEAVALADQNNRFVYVNPAYERLFGYSEEELVGKHVNEVMGGLDATVQPSQAFATSSEQGVFRGEVIRKTKDGRIVPVLLSAASIKNEYGQITGYVANMTDLSERKRAEEALQKQKEFMWHVLDTDPNLIFVKNAEGKFILVNQAMADACGRTVQEMIWKSNAEIYPDHPQEVAGFLAADREVIQDRREVVLTESAQLPDGRQRWYLTIKRPLIEDNGVVSVLGIAMDITEQRQSQIKLAESYKELQRLSSHLENALEDERTRIARELHDEMGATLAAMKMRVAWLASRLPAQMPHLVEEAGHISELVSDGIQTVRQIVHKLRPSPLEDVGLAAAIEDYVKKFRQHTGIECMLALPGQVLTLEQGQAATLFRILQESLSNVAKHAQASRVDIILTKRGKSLLLVVEDNGIGFELGRKEKSFGLLGIRERALMAGGKARISSEPGKGSRISISIPVAPGALKAG
- a CDS encoding MFS transporter — encoded protein: MTPAERRASFGLAGIYGLRMLGLFIILPVFALYAEHLPGGESHLLMGVALGAYGLTQAILQIPAGWLSDRYGRKPVIYISLVLFALGSFIAAAADNIYWVIIGRVVQGAGALNAAVMALTADLTREEVRTRAMATIGMTIGITFSLSLVLSPLLHGVIGVPGLFALTGVLALAAIAVVRFAIPNPAITRFHSDTEAGHGHFREVLRNPDLLRLDFGIFALHAILMSVFMQVPFILQADGLAVAQHWQVYLPVMLVAFVLMVPPIVIAEKKAKMKPVFMSAVALALAAQALLMFAQHSLWGVAIALLLFFTAFNVLEATLPSLISKIAPLAAKGTAMGVYSSVQFFGAFFGAAVGGALMQYVGGDAVFLFSMALLALWLVAASGMRPPAAVRTKLYHLPELDEAAAVELRRHLLQLAGVREAMVVASEGMACLKVDMQGFDEAAVEQLIKGA
- the ssb gene encoding single-stranded DNA-binding protein; its protein translation is MSVNKVILVGRLGKDPETRYMTNGEAVTNATLATSENWKDKSGEKQEKTEWHNLVFYRRLAEVAGEYLKKGSQVYIEGKIQTRKWQTKEGQDRYTTEIIVNEMQMLGGKSTGGSSFEVVENQSAPSRSAAPARSAPAAKSSFDNFDDDIPF
- a CDS encoding sigma factor; this translates as MTGTAHSEQEFLPGLEPSEKPSENGHKPVSAGTYSLRRLHYFNDAEQVSSSNDEPRQASANQSEEDDFDIEQRTLIQHLHMVISIARQYTDRGVEDVELVKAGNHGLIQALEHFKPGKDADFSNYAAMCIRQHIEHLIADRHELLKVAQTEPQYAASRHRTTPSVSAQPQGIYVIRAFIENRIHEHRHSSHPELPPEFGGLYD
- a CDS encoding sensor domain-containing diguanylate cyclase; the protein is MRYSNKRAELLNITRSLLATLTKNTPETDLLQSAVEALTKLIRVKYGAIGLLDEKGNLIQFVHTGMSAEEVQRIGHPPEGRGLLGVVVRENAVLRLDNMMKDPRSAGFPPNHPQMKTLLAVPISNLGRVYGRIYLCDRLDGTPFSDEDQELLQSFASALSLILDNARKVDEMGKSQNTIAALHDPLTDLPNLALLYDRAGLVLSHANRDKHQVAFLFCGLDGFKAINESLGHEAGDHVLKTMAERFLGIMREEDTVARIGGDEFLFVLPDVSSVIHIELVAQKILDAIAREIKIGNRKISLSGSIGIAVYPNDGDTTESMVKNADIAMYKAKELGRNNYQFFSEALIADATGRLELFGYSYYG